The following DNA comes from Ascaphus truei isolate aAscTru1 chromosome 1, aAscTru1.hap1, whole genome shotgun sequence.
TATCCTGATGATCACGGATCGTTCACTATCCAGAGACTGACATCAGAGACAAGtaaagataccggatggtggtgatttattcacgacatgcttttaacttccttacccttgtgagtgtgattctttccccccccccttctcctccttttattaaatatacagttatacactatggggcgtgcgctctcttctctttctcctctacagattccatacactggcgacacactttattcgagctcggctagtcccacgaattcgggtatacccgggtgtattgaggtttgtgactgttttctgcccgagtgcattgagttattttccaggcagggattgaagcattttattccagctggctgcaatactgcacagtatatatatatatactgcattacaattcatgaatttatgccatctggtagacacgcgaagcattgcagcctattaaatcctaatcattatcatttaacaaatcagccgcccatcagccaggcatgaacccaggctgggaaggcaaacgcaacggggcttgtcagaggtgaggagcggcgcattccaggtatctgccaggtacataccgggtatttgctcgaataaagtgtgtcggtgcagtaggatgtggttcatcctctcgagagcagccggagaccccctgaaccTAAGTCTATAATACCATTGACGAACTAAATCATAAAGGACTGGTTTTTCACTtctttattcattatttattatttttctttttgcacATATATGTACTGCGTTTATTTTAAGTTATTTTATTGATTAtatgtttattgtttattgtttattttttacgcAGGCACTGATAGAAATCACATTGTTATTTGTATTAACACTATATATAACTTATTTACCACCTATATACCCATTgaggcgctgctttttcttcTGTTTGTTAGTTCTTATATTTAACCCACAAGCAGCTGCCCATACTCTTATTAGGGAGAGGTATACAATCAGTGCCTGAAATATGATGCAATCAACCAAGGAGAGGATCTCCAGAAGGAGTGGCCTCATCTCTTCAGGGGTTATTGAGGATAATATGGATACTGAGTGTAAAATTGATATTAAAGGAAATTTTTTCAAATTAGAAACTTTAATGAAAGAGGAGATGACACATTGTGGGACGCATATTCCTTACAGGATTATGTAGACCGCAAAATTATCCCAAGAGGTTTAAGGGTTACTAAGTCCCCTACATTTGAAACCAATGAAGATTTTACCAGAGAATGGAATGAAACACTAGACAGGTGTTCATTCTCATTAATGAAGCTTTTAATAGATTTTAGAGACACGAAGGTTAAAGAATTAGAGATAGAAATTGATGCAATTCAAGTTTCATTGAAACCCTATTGTGACACTGAGGAGTTTAAGGAATTTGATGAAAAAACGAGTAAGAGAGTTATGACCTTTGAAAAAGAAGTCATTGAGAGGAAAGATAGTAAACTCAGTCGTGATAAAGACGATTATGCCACTAATAAAGTGAGGGTCTGGAAGCGGACACAAAATCAAAACTATAATTATAGAAGAAGAGGGAGATATAGTTCAGGTTCATGTACACGAGGGGGTAATCATTATCAGTCCAGAAACACGTCTAGTCACACCCCATCCCATCAGGCAGGTCATCGGGGTTCTCAAGCTCCCTCTAGAGGCTCCACCGCCCCTTCCTCAAGCGGTGGATATTCGGTCCTCGAGGTGGAACCTCTTCCAGAAGACATCCAGGGAAGAGACACCCCTGATGTGCAGGATGTGAGTGGGGTGTTTACTAACAACGGTAAGGGTGCCAGATCAAAAGAACCTAAAATGATACAAAAATCTACACATTTTTTAGACAAAACACCAAGAcaggaaaagaaaacaaaagggAAAGACGTGGACAAACCTTACCCTCtttgggaccgcgaggccccaaacAGACCAACTGGtcagggaaaaagaggagcagaggagttagagcaGGGAGGGTtgtccagaggaagaaggaaaacagacGAAGAATAGCATTACCGACAGTTACTAATATCATTAATCTTTCATCTTCACCATTATCCATACACGAAACatcactattagagaggggttTATCTTTTGCCCCCAACACAGGTCCAAATGCATTCCAATTGTTTATagatttaaataattttattagaAAACTTACTCTAAAGAGGTACTATAATATTCAGGAAACAAATGCTAAAATAACCAATCCTGTTTCTATTTTCAACACGCAGGAAGAAATTTGTATTGAGGCTTTGACATCTCTTCTGAGGGAGTCGGGTTCCACTTCTGGATCACAAGAACATATTGACAACTTTGAGTTGTCTATTCATCCAATCAGTTCCTTGGACATAGACCTGGAGGAAGATTTGAGCATCATGCACTCACCATTCAGACCCAGGTCAGTCTTTTTCCCATATCAGTCTAAGGGTGGATTTGTGGACACATTTTATAATCTTGTACTCTGATTTTGAGTCAATGTGTTCCAAATCCACCAAGATTAGAAACAATTTAACCACTTGTGAGCTGGATGCATTGAACATACTAAGGGCCAATCATGACATTGTCATCCGACAGGCCGACAAGGGtgggggcatagtcatccaggacttCACTGCGTATCTCATGGAGGCACCcagactcctgggtgacatgGCCTCATATACTGTGTTGGAATCTGATCCGGTTGAAAACTATCAATTGTTGCTGAAGGAACTTCTCACCAATGCACTGGGTGATGGTATTATTTCAAAATTGGAATATAAATTTTTATTCACTTCACATCCACGCACTCCTATCTTTTATCACTTACCAAAAATTC
Coding sequences within:
- the LOC142494316 gene encoding uncharacterized protein LOC142494316 encodes the protein MKLLIDFRDTKVKELEIEIDAIQVSLKPYCDTEEFKEFDEKTSKRVMTFEKEVIERKDSKLSRDKDDYATNKVIGVLKLPLEAPPPLPQAVDIRSSRWNLFQKTSREETPLMCRIQNTKTGKENKRERRGQTLPSLGPRGPKQTNWSGKKRSRGVRAGRVVQRKKENRRRIALPTVTNIINLSSSPLSIHETSLLERGLSFAPNTGPNAFQLFIDLNNFIRKLTLKRYYNIQETNAKITNPVSIFNTQEEICIEALTSLLRESGSTSGSQEHIDNFELSIHPISSLDIDLEEDLSIMHSPFRPSCACYKGLKTWLASWKERGWKPIRGGPEIWEELWTAGNTWTINIGHVDAHLQEGGPNGNADALAKVAETQMLDLVLLNLANWAHETAGQRGMQATYEWTQWWGLPITLDMLMDVQN